A single region of the Triticum dicoccoides isolate Atlit2015 ecotype Zavitan chromosome 2B, WEW_v2.0, whole genome shotgun sequence genome encodes:
- the LOC119360356 gene encoding protein DMP10-like: MASSFSSSSMEVQIHPLTKDDDGEITAAGTASPMSTKGPAPATVMSSVASLAQLLPTGTVLAYQALSPSFTNHGKCETSNQWLTGTLVAVLASACLFFSFTDSIVGRRDGKLYYGFATPRGFNVFNFSSEEERQEWHDLDQFRRLRLRPLDFMHAFFAAVVFLTVAFSDVGLQNCFFPDANRNTQELLKNLPMGMAFLSSFVFIIFPTKRKGIGFSDNAPAQKVVHPLN; encoded by the coding sequence ATGGCCTCTTCTTTTTCATCGTCGTCCATGGAGGTACAGATACATCCACTGACCAAAGACGACGACGGTGAGATAACAGCCGCCGGCACAGCATCGCCAATGAGTACCAAGGGGCCTGCACCGGCCACGGTCATGTCGAGCGTCgcaagcctggcgcagctcctgccgaCAGGCACCGTGCTAGCCTACCAGGCACTATCCCCGTCCTTCACCAACCATGGCAAGTGCGAGACCTCCAACCAGTGGCTCACTGGGACGCTGGTCGCTGTCCTTGCCTCTGCGTGCCTCTTCTTCTCCTTCACAGATAGCATCGTCGGTCGCCGCGATGGAAAGCTATATTATGGCTTTGCCACACCGCGCGGCTTCAATGTGTTCAACTTCTCCAGCGAGGAGGAGAGGCAGGAGTGGCATGATCTTGATCAGTTCCGGAGGCTCCGCCTCCGGCCGCTGGACTTCATGCACGCCTTCTTCGCGGCTGTAGTGTTCCTCACGGTGGCATTCAGCGACGTTGGGCTGCAGAACTGCTTCTTCCCGGACGCCAACAGGAACACCCAAGAGTTGCTCAAGAATCTGCCAATGGGCATGGCATTTCTGTCCAGCTTTGTGTTCATCATCTTCCC